In Zingiber officinale cultivar Zhangliang chromosome 3B, Zo_v1.1, whole genome shotgun sequence, a single window of DNA contains:
- the LOC122056081 gene encoding protein unc-13 homolog, producing the protein MVCRRPSGVSPFPVEETDEEGAALEWPLGRLDDLTRDDFRATAYEIFFTSCRSSPGFGGRSGTCDPPNQAGRSPASSHVAGGGGGGANMSVNSRIKKSLGLRTRRATPMRVMSHLSSPVMSVMSPAMGVAAGLLGLSSGKMRQRPMTSAEIMRQQMGITEQRDNCLRKTLVRAFVGQGGKKVETIILPLELLRHLKPSDFNDAHEYHRWQRRQLKILEAGLLLHPSVPLDRLNSAAIRLADVIRSSSVKPIDTGKNSEAMRTLGNSVMALAWRSNGVPGVVCHWADGYPLNVYLYLTLLRSVFDRRDETVVLDEVDELLELMKKTWSTFGVNRTVHNVCFTWLLFEQYITTGQVEPDLISATLAMLVEVANDARRQHREPGHVRVLSALLGTMQSWAEKRLLEYHAWYDKGAVGAMENVLGLALLTSQTLSEDASTNGILGVFPQRTPSFRTKFSSVSSVERYIRSSLKTAFTKVFENGNGKFDSMVVEVDENPNDTLVHLAKEVENLAVFEKENYSSILKRWHPVPGVVALMTLHACYGIVLRQHLSRIEGLTNELVRVLHVAGKLEKLLVQMAVEELAEAEAEAKAILREMVPYEVDSVILSLLRNWIDERLRMGRECVTRAKEIESWNPKSKTEPYAQSAVDLMKVAKVTVDEFFEIQVGGRDGVVQILTESLDSLIQDYTSFVASCGSKQSYVPAVPPLARCNQDSLVFFLWKKIATPCRAGIDPILFGCKSGVKPNVLHVRRGGGGHRATHPGPTVSRGTKRLYVRLNTLHYLLGLLHSVDKSLSFFSRPGPSPSPRTPRCTPLRRRTGGPTNFDLARSTIHGAIAHVAEVAAHRLIFLDSASSFYNSIYVGNVADSRVRPTIRSLKQNLSLLVTMLSDRAQPLAVREIMKASFEAFLLVLLAGGPARAFYRSDYEMVIEDVANLKRIFCTCGEGLVTEEVVQKEAARVEGVVSLMSLPSEKLVEDLTFMACETIGLGRSMERLPMPPTTGRWSGTDPNTVLRVLCHRNDDVANRFLKRAFNLPKRK; encoded by the exons ATGGTCTGCCGGCGCCCCTCCGGCGTCTCCCCCTTCCCTGTGGAGGAGACCGACGAGGAAGGCGCCGCGCTAGAATGGCCCTTGGGCCGCCTCGACGACCTCACCCGCGACGACTTCCGTGCCACCGCGTACGAGATCTTCTTCACCTCCTGCCGCTCCTCCCCTGGCTTCGGCGGCAGATCAGGCACTTGCGACCCCCCAAACCAAGCCGGCCGCTCCCCCGCCTCCTCCCACGTCGCCGGCGGAGGCGGAGGTGGCGCGAATATGTCCGTCAACAGCCGCATCAAGAAATCCCTAGGTCTTCGCACGCGGCGGGCCACCCCGATGCGGGTCATGTCGCACCTCTCGTCGCCCGTGATGTCGGTGATGTCGCCCGCCATGGGCGTGGCCGCAGGATTACTAGGTCTGTCCTCGGGGAAGATGAGGCAGCGCCCCATGACCTCGGCGGAGATCATGCGCCAGCAGATGGGCATCACGGAGCAGCGAGATAACTGCCTCCGGAAAACCCTCGTCCGCGCCTTCGTCGGTCAG GGCGGGAAAAAGGTGGAAACCATCATTCTTCCCCTGGAGCTCCTTCGCCACTTGAAACCCTCGGATTTCAATGATGCACACGAGTACCACCGTTGGCAACGGAGGCAGCTCAAAATCCTCGAAGCCGGCCTCCTCCTGCACCCTTCCGTCCCCTTGGACCGATTGAACTCCGCGGCCATCCGACTGGCCGACGTCATCCGATCGAGCTCCGTGAAGCCCATAGACACCGGTAAGAACTCGGAAGCCATGCGCACGCTTGGCAACTCCGTCATGGCTCTCGCGTGGCGGTCCAATGGGGTTCCCGGCGTGGTCTGCCATTGGGCCGACGGCTACCCCCTCAACGTCTACCTCTACTTGACCCTGCTCCGCTCCGTGTTCGACCGGAGAGATGAGACGGTGGTGCTGGACGAAGTAGACGAGCTTCTCGAGCTGATGAAGAAGACATGGAGCACCTTCGGCGTCAACAGGACGGTCCATAACGTCTGCTTCACTTGGCTCCTGTTCGAGCAGTACATCACCACCGGGCAAGTGGAACCCGACCTGATCTCCGCAACGCTGGCCATGCTCGTCGAGGTGGCCAACGACGCCAGGAGGCAACACAGAGAGCCCGGCCATGTGCGAGTTCTATCGGCTTTGCTCGGCACAATGCAATCGTGGGCCGAGAAGCGACTGCTCGAGTACCACGCGTGGTACGACAAAGGCGCAGTTGGGGCGATGGAGAACGTGCTTGGTCTGGCACTCCTGACCTCGCAGACACTCAGCGAAGATGCTTCGACCAACGGAATCCTGGGGGTTTTCCCGCAGCGCACGCCTTCGTTTCGAACCAAATTCTCATCCGTAAGCTCCGTCGAACGCTACATAAGGTCTTCCTTGAAGACTGCTTTCACCAAG GTGTTCGAGAACGGAAACGGAAAGTTCGACAGCATGGTGGTAGAAGTAGACGAGAACCCAAATGACACGCTGGTTCATCTCGCGAAAGAGGTAGAAAACTTGGCCGTGTTCGAGAAGGAGAACTATAGCTCCATACTCAAAAGATGGCATCCGGTCCCGGGAGTTGTCGCGCTGATGACCCTCCACGCTTGCTACGGCATCGTGCTAAGGCAGCATTTGTCGCGGATTGAAGGCCTGACCAACGAGTTGGTCAGGGTCCTGCACGTCGCCGGCAAGTTGGAGAAGCTGCTGGTTCAGATGGCGGTCGAGGAGTTAGCCGAGGCTGAGGCCGAAGCGAAGGCAATCTTGAGGGAAATGGTTCCGTACGAGGTGGACTCCGTCATCTTGAGCCTCTTGAGGAACTGGATAGATGAGAGGTTGAGGATGGGGAGGGAGTGTGTTACCAGAGCCAAGGAAATTGAG AGCTGGAACCCCAAGTCCAAGACGGAGCCATACGCGCAGTCGGCAGTTGATCTGATGAAGGTGGCCAAGGTGACGGTGGATGAGTTCTTCGAGATCCAAGTTGGAGGAAGGGATGGCGTTGTTCAGATCCTCACGGAAAGCTTGGATTCTCTGATTCAGGATTACACTTCTTTCGTCGCATCGTGTG GTTCTAAACAGAGTTACGTTCCAGCCGTTCCACCATTGGCGAGAtgcaaccaagattccttggtctTCTTCCTGTGGAAGAAGATAGCCACCCCGTGCAGAGCCGGTATCGACCCCatcctcttcggttgtaagtccggGGTCAAGCCCAACGTTCTCCACGTTCGCAGAGGCGGCGGCGGCCACCGCGCCACCCACCCCGGCCCCACCGTCAGCCGCGGCACGAAGCGGCTTTACGTCCGCCTCAACACCCTCCACTACCTCCTCGGCCTCCTGCACTCCGTCGACAAgtccctctccttcttctcccgcCCCGGGCCTTCGCCTTCCCCACGCACCCCCCGGTGCACCCCGCTCCGCCGCCGCACAGGCGGACCGACTAACTTCGACCTCGCCCGCTCCACCATCCACGGTGCCATTGCCCACGTCGCCGAGGTCGCTGCTCACCGCCTCATCTTCCTCGACTCCGCTTCGTCCTTCTACAATTCCATCTACGTCGGCAATGTGGCCGACTCCCGCGTCCGCCCCACCATCCGCTCCCTCAAGCAGAACCTCTCCCTCCTCGTCACCATGCTCTCCGACCGCGCGCAGCCGCTGGCGGTTCGCGAGATCATGAAGGCATCCTTCGAGGCCTTCCTGCTGGTGTTGCTCGCCGGCGGCCCCGCCAGGGCCTTCTACCGCTCCGACTACGAGATGGTGATTGAAGACGTGGCCAACCTGAAGCGCATCTTCTGCACCTGCGGCGAGGGGCTGGTGACAGAGGAGGTGGTCCAGAAGGAGGCGGCAAGGGTTGAGGGGGTGGTATCGCTGATGAGCCTACCGTCGGAGAAGCTGGTGGAGGACTTAACTTTCATGGCGTGCGAGACTATCGGTCTGGGGAGATCCATGGAGAGGTTGCCGATGCCCCCAACGACCGGCCGATGGAGCGGAACCGATCCCAACACGGTCCTCAGGGTGCTATGCCACCGGAACGACGACGTCGCCAACAGGTTCTTAAAGAGGGCTTTCAACTTGCCGAAGAGGAAATGA
- the LOC122056083 gene encoding cytochrome c1 2, heme protein, mitochondrial-like, with amino-acid sequence MRQAIRSDCRRYSQSQNPKFSSLFSVSFSVDLILRSSEMAAGRIISQLLRKRWQIQSCTPLLVPSAASNAYQSSKLGKNKSVRALMVIGAGISGIFSFATVATADDAETCPRYPWPHQGILDSLVNDNSLVRRGQQVYQQTCSSCHSFSLFSNRDHGVLDAKEVNNNLIVDIEVFDGPNDEGKTFVCPSKLCDPNLVFKSERTPRILNVAHTAHSSFITKAPDNRQSRMLSLLAGNPDLTGSFWNQKYLHYNPYFFKGATAMPKMLIGSAVDNNYKAATPEKEMIQYFVN; translated from the exons ATGAGACAAGCGATAAGGAGCGACTGCCGACGTTACTCCCAATCCCAGAACCCTAAATTCTCGTCCCTCTTTTCGGTGTCTTTCTCGGTAGATCTCATTCTCAG ATCAAGTGAAATGGCGGCTGGAAGAATTATCAGCCAGCTTCTAAGGAAAAGGTGGCAGATTCAATCATGT ACCCCACTTTTGGTGCCATCGGCTGCGTCTAATGCATATCAGTCGAGTAAACTTGGAAAAAATAAGTCTGTAAGAGCATTGATGGTCATTGGAGCAGGAATCTCAGGTATATTCAGCTTCGCCACTGTAGCAACTGCTGATGATGCTGAAACATGTCCTCGCTACCCTTGGCCTCACCAAGGCATCCTTGATTCCCTAGTGAATGACAATTCTTT AGTCAGACGTGGGCAACAAGTTTACCAGCAAACTTGTTCCTCTTGCCATTCGTTTTCTCTATTTTCAAACCGAGACCATGGTGTACTGGATGCAAAAGAAGTAAACAATAATCTTATTGTTGATATTGAGGTGTTTGACGGACCAAATGATGAAGGCAAAACCTTTGTGTGTCCTAGTAAACTATGTGATCCAAACTTAGTCTTTAAAAGCGAGAGAACACCTAGGATTCTGAATGTGGCACATACTGCACACTCGAGCTTCATCACAAAG GCACCAGATAACAGACAAAGCCGCATGCTTTCCTTATTGGCAGGGAACCCTGATCTTACTGGAAGTTTTTGG AATCAGAAGTATCTGCACTATAACCCTTACTTCTTCAAGGGTGCAACAGCAATGCCAAAGATGCTCATAGGTAGTGCAGTAGATAACAACTACAAGGCTGCTACCCCTGAGAAGGAAATGATTCAGTATTTTGTCAACTGA
- the LOC122056084 gene encoding uncharacterized protein LOC122056084, with amino-acid sequence MSTTAVKCGSVHRPEAIATFNAAPFHLLEVTIISAQELHPAARSTATYASAWVDPAHKLRTCLLDTTGHADPTWNHKFLFRVDDAFIASDTAAVDIHFLHARRLRRDRLLGIVRVVLSAALPRRVVALQVRRPSSLRPCGILNLSVALLGQHEKEMLLFYYDLSSSAASFSYEDLAGSKRHGGVSSTGDQEKWKLERSKSVERECGLEEEEERERESMETKLEMWKLEMSPVQETVEEGQPGKRKKGAGFMRCFSCGV; translated from the coding sequence ATGAGCACGACGGCGGTGAAGTGTGGCTCCGTCCACCGCCCGGAGGCGATTGCCACCTTCAACGCCGCTCCGTTCCACCTCCTGGAGGTCACCATCATCTCCGCCCAGGAGCTCCACCCGGCCGCCAGGTCCACGGCCACGTACGCCTCCGCCTGGGTGGATCCGGCCCACAAGCTCCGCACTTGCCTGCTGGATACCACTGGCCACGCTGACCCCACCTGGAACCACAAGTTCCTCTTCCGCGTCGACGACGCCTTCATCGCCTCCGACACCGCCGCCGTCGACATCCACTTCCTCCACGCCAGGCGCCTCCGCCGCGACCGCCTCCTCGGCATCGTGCGCGTCGTCCTCAGCGCCGCCCTCCCCCGCCGCGTCGTCGCGCTCCAGGTGCGCCGTCCCTCCTCCCTCCGCCCCTGCGGTATCCTCAACCTCAGCGTCGCCCTGCTCGGCCAACACGAGAAGGAGATGCTGCTCTTCTATTACGACCTCTCCTCCTCCGCCGCCTCATTCTCCTACGAAGACCTCGCTGGCTCCAAGCGCCACGGAGGCGTCTCTTCCACCGGCGATCAGGAGAAGTGGAAGCTGGAGAGGAGCAAGTCCGTGGAGAGGGAGTGTGggctggaggaggaggaggagcgggAGAGGGAGTCCATGGAGACGAAGCTGGAGATGTGGAAGCTGGAGATGTCGCCGGTGCAGGAGACGGTGGAGGAGGGCCAACcagggaagaggaagaagggggCAGGCTTCATGAGATGCTTCTCATGTGGTGTGTGA
- the LOC122056080 gene encoding exosome complex component CSL4-like yields the protein MAAVDSHGDGDLVSPGELLGDSRDLIAGRGAYVAPNGRSIRASLTGTHRVTPPQPGAPDQRSTVEVVGHRAQGAVPQPGSVVIARVTKVIARMVSVDIMCVESKAVKEKFTGIIRQQDVRATEIDKVDMYLSFRPGDIVRALVLSLGDARAYYLSTAKNELGVVSAQSIGGGNMVPISWTEMQCSLTGQIEHRKVAKNA from the exons ATGGCGGCGGTCGATAGCCATGGAGACGGCGATCTGGTGTCCCCCGGCGAACTCCTCGGCGATTCTCGCGATCTCATCGCCGGAAGAGGAGCCTATGTCGCCCCTAACGGCCGATCCATACGGGCTTCCCTCACTGGCACCCACCGTGTAACACCACCTCAACCCGGCGCCCCTGACCAG AGGTCGACGGTGGAAGTAGTCGGGCATAGGGCTCAGGGTGCCGTTCCACAGCCCGGTTCCGTGGTTATTGCTCGT GTTACGAAGGTTATAGCCCGCATGGTATCAGTAGATATAATGTGTGTCGAGTCCAAAGCTGTGAAGGAAAAGTTTACTGGGATAATCAG GCAACAAGATGTCCGTGCGACTGAAATTGATAAGGTGGATATGTATCTCTCTTTCCGTCCTGGTGATATTGTTCGAGCTCTTGTT CTTTCTCTTGGAGATGCAAGAGCATATTACCTTTCCACTGCAAAGAATGAACTAGGAGTAGTTTCGGCTCAAAGCATAGGAG GTGGTAACATGGTCCCAATCAGTTGGACAGAGATGCAATGCTCCTTGACTGGCCAAATCGAACATAGAAAAGTGGCAAAGAATGCTTAA